The Ketobacter sp. MCCC 1A13808 genomic sequence CACTACGCGTACTTGGAGGTGTTGTTGCAGGGGGCCCATTTGCAAGCGCAGCGGAGCCGGTGAGGGTTGTTGCAGGTGGCTGTCCGGGCGCATTAACAGACCCAGGCTCCGACCTTTTTGTGCCGCCAGTTGCAGCCGCCGGATTTGCTTTGGCAAGGGGTTGCCGGGCCAGCCTTGCACCGCGCTGCAGGCACCTGAGCTGAGGCATTGCTCCATGGCCCATAAAATGGATTGATCATCCCGGCAGTGCACTACCAGGGTGTTTTCTAATTGGATGCCCTGCTGCTGCAATGCCGGAGCATAGGGCAGCCAGGGCGGGTTGACCCACACCAGCCAGCGTGATTGCTGACTGAGCAGGGCCAGTGCTGAGGAGAGCAGTTCCGTTTCGCCGCAGCCCCAATGAGGGCAGAGGATTTCAGCGACATTATCGGTTGGAAGACCGCCTGCGGGAAGCGCCTGATCCAGAGCGCTAAAGCCGCTGGGCAGGGTGTCGGTTTGTTGTTGCCGGTACTGCCGTGAACGCGCTGTATCAGCGGCACGCCAGATGGCGGGGTGCTGTAATAACTGGTTCAGGTTCGCTTTGGCCGCAGACATGTCGTACACTCAATAACATGGAATACTGTAATTATATACAGTATTGAGGTTGCAGCAAGAGACTTTTGCAGGAAAATAACCCCCCCCGGGCAGTGTGGTCACCGGGGGTGGAAAAGAGGATTTTTCGGCTTACTCTTCGCTGGTTGAGCCGATCTTATGAATGGCTAAATCAGCACCGATGAACTCAGCTTCTTCATCCAGTCGCAAGCCAATTACGGCTTTTACAACACCGTATATGATAAAACCACCAATCAGCGCAATCGCGATGCCAGCCGCGGTACCGATGAGTTGCGATACCAAGCTCACCCCGCCTAAGCCTCCCATCCCTTCAGCCCCGAAGATGCCAGCAGCAATACCGCCCCAGGCACCGCAAAGGCCGTGTAGCGGCCAGACACCCAATACATCATCAAACTTGGGAAATTTGTTTTGGGCGGTAGTGAAGACAAATACAAACAAACCGCCAGCTACGCCACCCACAATCAGGGAACCGATCGGATGCATCAGATCCGATCCCGCACACACGGCCACCAAGCCGGCCAACGGGCCGTTATGAATAAAGCCCGGATCGTTGCGCCCGACCACCAACGCCACAACGGTACCGCCGACCATGGCCATCAGGCTATTAACAGCCACTAGCCCGGAAATACCGTCCAGGGTTTGGGCCGACATCACGTTAAAACCGAACCAGCCTACTGTCAGAATCCAGGCCCCTAGCGCTAAAAAGGGTATATTCGAAGGGGCAAAAGCCATGACCTTTCCATCCCGATAGCGGCCCTTACGCGAACCCAGTAACGCAACTGCCGCGAACGCAATCCAGCCGCCGACCCCATGCACTACTACGGATCCGGCAAAGTCATGAAAGCCTGCGCCGAATTGTTCTTCCAACCATGCTTGGAAGCCATAGTTGCCGTTCCAGATCAAGCCCTCGAAGAAGGGGTATACAACGGCAACGATGAGCGCTGACGATAGCAGCATGGGATAAAACCGGGCCCGTTCAGCAATGCCGCCGGACACAATCGCCGGAATTGCAGCAGCAAAGGTCAGGAGGAAAAAAAACTTAACCAGTTCATAGCCGTTATTTTGGGTCAGTTCAGCAGCACCCGCAAAGAAATCGACGCCATAGGCCACCTGATAACCAATAAAGAAATAAGCCAGAGTGGATATACCAAAATCGGTCATGATTTTAACGAGCGCATTAACCTGGTTTTTATGGCGAACGGTGCCCACCTCCAGGAATGCGAATCCGGCGTGCATGGCCAAAACCATGATTGCTCCCAGCAAGATGAACATGGTGTTGGCACCGTTCATCATTGTTTCAACAGCGGAATTAATGCTGTCGAGATTAAGTGTGTTCAAAGTACTTCCCCTATTAGTGATTCAGTCAATTTGTTCAAGCGCAACAATCAAGAACATCGTAATGTGCAACGGACACCCGGCGGTTGCCACGTCAATTATCGAGGTTTCTGTGCCTCGTATTCGTTAGCCAAACAAGCAAATATTGCACCATTTTAGAGCTTGGCGGGTGGTTGTGGGGCGGTAGCGAAGGTGATCCCCTTAAAAATTATAAAAATCAATGAGATGAAAAATGCTGTAGAGGATTTTAGCTGCCGATTATGGTGTGTATCCATTTGATTTTCGCACCACAAGAGAACTTTAGGGTTGTTTGGGCGCTATATTGGTGCAAAAAATGCCTTCTTCAGGGCGTCATAAACTGTCCTGCGACCGTTATAATTCATCATAATTCGCTGTCATCGTTAGGGTATAGTGAGCCCAGAATTCAATTTCTGTGGAGCTTTACCGTGCCGATAAATCGAATGTTACTGACACTGCTGCTGGTCATAATGAGCGCTTGTTCAGAGCCGGAACAGGCCGGCCGGGCCAGCTCACCGGCACCTACTGGGGTTGAAACTGCGCCGTCGGGCGATGCTGAGCCGAACGGTCAAGCAATACAGAGTGTCGCGAGCCTGAACGCTCGTTATGCCGATACTGGGTTGCGGGTGCTGGACGTGTCGGAACGGGAGTGGAAAGGACGAAATATGCTGGCGGTAACCCTGTCGGTGCCGCTGGATACGGAGCAGGACTTACAACCTTTCTTTTCGGTTAACACGGATAACGGTCGGGTGGTGGACGGTGCCTGGGTCACCTCGGATGATAAGAAGATGGCGTACTTCACTGCTACCCAACCCAAAACACAATACGAGGTATCTGTGCACCGGGGTCTGCCGGGATTGACCGGCGCCACGCTAGAGCTATCGACCAGCCAGAAAATTAAAACCCGCAATATCAATCCCAGCGTCAGTTTTGCATCCAAAGGCAGTGTATTGCCGGCTGGATTAAGCAGCGGCATTCCGGTAAGTGTGATCAATGTGAAAGAAGTGGATATCCATTTCCACCGTATCAATCCGCAAAAAATGAACCTGTATTTTTCCAGTATTCAAAACAGTTACCATCATCGCTTTCGCGGGTTTTCTCAACTGAGTAGTTGGGGGGAGTTGGTTTATAGCGGTCGCTTTGTGCTGGACCCGCCGGCCAATACCCTGACCACCCAATCCATTGATGTAGAGGGGATCGATGAACTGGCGCAACCGGGTTTGTATGTGGCGGTGATGGAGATTCCCGGCAGTTACGATTACCAGCAAAGCAGTACGCATTTTGTGGTGACGGATATTGGTTTACAGGCTAGGGACTATGGCAATGAGTTGTGGATAATGGCGTCCTCATTGACCACCGCGAAACCGATAAAAGGTTTAACGGTGCAATTGTTGGATGATAAAGGCAATGTGATTCAGGAACGAAAAACCTCGCCCCAGGGAGATGTACAGTTTACGGCTAAAAATAAAGAGGCTCGTTTGCTGGTGGCGCACAACAACAAACATACCGCTGTGTTGGAGCTTACAGGACCGGCTCTGGACTTGTCGGAATTTGATTTGGGTAAGCGTCCGCAGTTGCCGCAGGAAGCGTTTGTTTATACACCCCGAGATTTATATCGCCCAGGTGAGACCGTGGATTTCAATATTTTGCTACGGGATGGCGACGGCCGGTTAACGCAAAAACAAAACCTGAATGTGCGCATCCATACACCCGATGGACAGGTGGTACAGCAAGCCATTTTGGTGTCCCAAGACTTGGGTTTTTACCAATATCAATTTACTTTGCCCGGTAACAGTGCCACCGGCAATTGGACTTTTGATATTAGTAATCTGGCATCCGGAGTGGTACATCATCGTTTTAAAGTGGAAGAATTTCTTCCGGAGCGATTGGTTCTGCAGTTTAATCAGGGAAAACAGACGCCATTGGTATTTAACAGTCAGGAGGCTGTCCGTATTCCCCTGAACGGCATGTATTTATATGGTGCACCGGCAGCAGGGAATCGGCTCAGCAATCGTGTACAGATTGGTTTATTGCGGCAACCAATGGATAAGTACAAGGGCTTTCTGTTCGGTAATGAGCTGGATAATATCAACGATAAAAAATTTGAACTTGCAGATCAATTTCTGGATGACGAGGGCAATGTCATCGTGGATATCGGGCGCCGTTGGGAAAAAGCCAAATCCCCTTTGCAGGTTCAACTCATCAGCAGTTTGTATGAAAGCGGCGGGCGTCCCGTAGTTCGTAGTTACCGGGCGCAGGTCTGGCCCAAGGAGCCCATGCTGGGCGTGAGGCCTTCTTTTGGTGAAAAAAATCCGGATGCCAATTCCGAGGTGACCTTTGATGTAATTAGAGTGGATTCAAGTGGTAAGCAGTTACCATCCGGGCAGGTGCAGGCCAATCTGGTTCGGGAAGATCGGCAGTATTTCTGGTCGTACGATGATAATAACGGCTGGCATTATGAGTATACGGAGAAAGAATACGTTGTCGCCGCAAAAAATATTGACCTGAGAGCAAACGAAAACAACCAGGTACAATTTAACGTGGATTGGGGGCGCTATCGTTTAGTAGTAACAGACCCGGTAACCAAGATGGTTACCAGTGTCCGCTTTCAGGCCGGTGCCGACTGGTACTCCCGCTGGCAGGAAAATCAACAGTCTGATCGCTCTATGCGACCGGATGCGGTAACCCTGGCCCTGGATAAGGAAGCGTATAAAGCAGGGGAGACGGCAAAATTAAGCATCAACAGTCCCCATGCCGGCGACGCCATTATTATGGTGGAATCCGATCAGCCTTTATGGATTAAGCGTGTCACTCTGAAGGAAACCCAAACCAGTATCGAC encodes the following:
- the imuA gene encoding translesion DNA synthesis-associated protein ImuA, with protein sequence MSAAKANLNQLLQHPAIWRAADTARSRQYRQQQTDTLPSGFSALDQALPAGGLPTDNVAEILCPHWGCGETELLSSALALLSQQSRWLVWVNPPWLPYAPALQQQGIQLENTLVVHCRDDQSILWAMEQCLSSGACSAVQGWPGNPLPKQIRRLQLAAQKGRSLGLLMRPDSHLQQPSPAPLRLQMGPLQQHLQVRVVKCKGHWGSDWLALN
- a CDS encoding ammonium transporter, coding for MMNGANTMFILLGAIMVLAMHAGFAFLEVGTVRHKNQVNALVKIMTDFGISTLAYFFIGYQVAYGVDFFAGAAELTQNNGYELVKFFFLLTFAAAIPAIVSGGIAERARFYPMLLSSALIVAVVYPFFEGLIWNGNYGFQAWLEEQFGAGFHDFAGSVVVHGVGGWIAFAAVALLGSRKGRYRDGKVMAFAPSNIPFLALGAWILTVGWFGFNVMSAQTLDGISGLVAVNSLMAMVGGTVVALVVGRNDPGFIHNGPLAGLVAVCAGSDLMHPIGSLIVGGVAGGLFVFVFTTAQNKFPKFDDVLGVWPLHGLCGAWGGIAAGIFGAEGMGGLGGVSLVSQLIGTAAGIAIALIGGFIIYGVVKAVIGLRLDEEAEFIGADLAIHKIGSTSEE